In Amia ocellicauda isolate fAmiCal2 chromosome 7, fAmiCal2.hap1, whole genome shotgun sequence, one genomic interval encodes:
- the cops9 gene encoding COP9 signalosome complex subunit 9, protein MKPAVDEMFPEGAGPYVDLDEAGGSTGLLMDLAANEKAVHADFFNDFEDLFDDDDIQ, encoded by the exons ATGAAGCCGGCTGTGGATGAAATGTTCCCGGAAGGAGCTGGACCCTATGTGGATCTTGACGag GCAGGGGGAAGCACTGGACTTTTAATGGACCTGGCAGCCAACGAGAAAGCAGTACACGCCGACTTCTTCAATG attttgaAGACCTATTTGATGACGATGACATCCAGTGA